One Gordonia zhaorongruii DNA segment encodes these proteins:
- a CDS encoding cobalt-precorrin-4/precorrin-4 C(11)-methyltransferase: MTVYFIGAGPGAPDLITVRGAQTLARCRTCLYAGSLVPAELLDRLPMDAVAIDTARMPLEQIMAEIVKADSAGHDVARLHSGDLSLYSAFTEQAARLRALDIPWEIVPGVPAFAAAAAALDTELTVPGVGQSLLISRVSTLSTDMPPGEDLASLARTGVTLALHLAAHRTEQIVEALTPHYGPDCPTATVAYASRGDEAIVRVRLAGLHEALQDAGISKTAVIFVGQALAGLDHPGLVESYLYSHERMAKIREPRSGVDG, encoded by the coding sequence ATGACGGTGTACTTCATCGGTGCGGGGCCCGGTGCGCCAGATCTCATCACGGTGCGCGGGGCGCAGACGCTGGCGCGTTGCCGGACGTGTCTGTATGCGGGTTCGCTGGTCCCGGCCGAGCTGCTGGACCGGCTGCCGATGGACGCCGTCGCGATCGATACGGCGCGCATGCCGCTCGAGCAGATCATGGCCGAGATCGTGAAGGCCGATTCAGCGGGCCACGACGTCGCTCGGCTGCATTCCGGCGATCTGTCGTTGTACTCGGCCTTCACCGAGCAGGCGGCACGTCTGCGAGCGCTCGACATTCCGTGGGAGATCGTTCCCGGGGTACCGGCGTTCGCCGCTGCCGCCGCGGCGCTCGACACCGAGCTCACTGTGCCGGGAGTGGGACAGAGCCTGTTGATCAGCCGGGTATCGACTCTCTCGACCGACATGCCGCCGGGGGAGGACCTCGCCTCGCTCGCCCGCACGGGCGTGACACTGGCACTGCACTTGGCTGCGCACCGCACCGAGCAGATCGTCGAAGCCCTCACACCGCACTACGGTCCGGACTGCCCGACGGCGACCGTCGCCTACGCATCGCGTGGCGACGAGGCGATCGTCCGCGTTCGGCTGGCCGGGCTCCACGAGGCGCTCCAGGATGCCGGTATCTCCAAGACCGCCGTCATCTTCGTCGGCCAAGCGCTCGCCGGACTGGATCATCCAGGGCTCGTCGAGAGTTATCTGTACTCGCATGAGCGGATGGCGAAGATCCGGGAACCGCGGTCCGGCGTCGATGGCTGA
- a CDS encoding precorrin-2 C(20)-methyltransferase has protein sequence MSGKLWGVGLGPGDSELVTVKAARIIEQADVVAYHCARHGNSIARSVAEPYLRDGQVEERLMYPLTVETTDHPGGYAGAMAEFYTESARRLAEHLEAGRDVALLAEGDPLFFSSYMHMHKRLHDRFEAEIIPGVTSVSAASAAIGIPLVEGEETLTVLPGTAEPGELVTHIRSGEALAVMKLGRTFEKVRDALRTAGRLDEAWYVERASTQRQRVEPVVDVDPGTVPYFSLIVVPGRRNNPLARQPDPHVSSAQTGEVVVVGLGPGPVEQTTPQVSAEIAAATDLVGYGTYLRRISARPGQRVHASDNRVEAQRAEFALDLASRGARVAVVSSGDPGVFAMAAAVSEIAAEPRWREVPVRVVPGVSAAHAVAAAAGAPLGHDFAVISLSDLLKPGAVIEKRLRYAIAADLAVAIYNPASSRRTQQVTRLKELLTELVPADRVVIQGRDVGGSGECITVTTSSRFDPSTVDMRTLLIIGSSTTTAVDRSGGQLVYTPRHYSSERTR, from the coding sequence ATGAGCGGCAAGCTGTGGGGCGTCGGACTGGGACCAGGCGACTCCGAGCTCGTCACCGTCAAGGCCGCCCGGATCATCGAACAGGCCGACGTCGTCGCGTACCACTGTGCACGACACGGGAACTCGATCGCCCGATCCGTCGCTGAGCCCTACCTTCGGGATGGCCAGGTGGAGGAACGCCTCATGTACCCGCTCACGGTGGAGACCACCGACCACCCCGGCGGATATGCGGGCGCGATGGCGGAGTTCTACACGGAGAGCGCCCGGCGACTCGCCGAGCATCTGGAGGCGGGCCGTGACGTAGCGCTGCTCGCTGAAGGCGACCCGCTGTTCTTCAGTTCGTACATGCACATGCACAAGCGGCTGCACGACCGCTTCGAAGCGGAGATCATCCCCGGCGTCACCTCGGTCAGCGCGGCGTCCGCCGCGATCGGCATTCCACTTGTCGAGGGCGAGGAGACGCTGACCGTGCTGCCTGGCACGGCCGAACCCGGTGAACTCGTCACCCACATCCGTTCGGGCGAAGCGCTCGCGGTGATGAAGCTGGGCCGGACGTTCGAGAAGGTTCGCGACGCCCTGCGGACTGCCGGGCGGCTCGACGAGGCCTGGTACGTCGAGCGTGCTTCCACGCAGCGTCAGCGAGTCGAGCCGGTCGTGGACGTCGACCCGGGCACGGTGCCCTACTTCTCACTGATCGTCGTACCGGGACGCCGCAACAACCCGCTTGCCAGACAGCCGGATCCGCACGTCAGCTCGGCGCAGACGGGCGAGGTCGTCGTAGTCGGTCTGGGTCCCGGTCCAGTCGAGCAGACCACGCCGCAGGTGTCCGCGGAAATCGCCGCCGCAACGGACCTCGTCGGGTACGGCACGTATCTGCGCCGAATCTCGGCCCGTCCAGGGCAGCGGGTGCACGCGAGCGATAACCGGGTCGAGGCGCAGCGAGCCGAATTCGCGCTGGACCTCGCGTCGCGCGGGGCCCGCGTCGCCGTCGTATCGTCGGGTGATCCGGGCGTGTTCGCGATGGCTGCAGCCGTCAGCGAGATCGCGGCCGAGCCGCGATGGCGCGAGGTGCCCGTGCGCGTGGTTCCCGGAGTCAGCGCCGCCCATGCAGTGGCCGCCGCGGCGGGAGCCCCGCTCGGGCACGATTTCGCGGTGATCTCCCTGTCGGACCTTCTGAAGCCGGGCGCAGTGATCGAGAAGCGGCTGCGGTACGCGATCGCCGCGGATCTGGCGGTGGCGATCTACAATCCGGCGTCCTCCAGGCGGACGCAGCAGGTGACCCGCCTCAAGGAGTTGCTCACCGAGCTCGTCCCCGCTGACCGGGTCGTCATCCAGGGCCGCGACGTCGGCGGGTCGGGCGAGTGCATCACCGTCACCACGTCGAGCCGTTTCGATCCGTCGACTGTCGATATGCGCACCCTGCTGATCATCGGATCATCGACGACCACGGCCGTGGATCGCTCCGGCGGACAGCTCGTCTACACGCCGCGTCACTACAGCAGCGAACGGACTCGCTGA
- a CDS encoding cobaltochelatase subunit CobN → MITLLSTSDTDLRTAATCGADYRVANPSRILVDDVPGLVDDADLVVVRILGGRRAWEEGLDAVLARRTPVVVLSGELNPDPDLMALSTVPTGVAAQAHSYFVAGGAENLIAVHNFLSDTILLTGLGFDPPVETPSWGTLDRGPEPDGEPGPRIGVLYYRAQHLAGNTEYVNALCTAIEGHGATAEAVFTASLRAADDELIGHLGTFDALIVTVLAAGGTTPATAGAGGDDEAWNVERLAALDVPILQGLCLTTSRADWDAADDGVSPMDVASQVAVPEFDGRVITVPFSFKEFDDRGLPYYAADAERCARVAGIAVRHARLRYLPAPERRIALLLSAYPTKHARIGNAVGLDTPRSLVHLMRALDEAGYDLGPRTGDDAVPGLGATPDADDPDALMHALIDAGGQDADWLTEEALAANPVRVPAADYTDWFRTLPDGLRSSVVEHWGPPPGELFVDRTANPDGDIVIAAMTFGNIVLLVQPPRGFGENPVAIYHDPDLPPSHHYLASYRWLASRPETDGWGFAADAVVHVGKHGNLEWLPGKTLGMSADCGTDAAIGDLPLVYPFLVNDPGEGTQAKRRAHAVLIDHLIPPMARAESYGDIARLEQLLDEHANISALDPGKLPAIRQQIWTLLTAAKMDADLGLAERPDEEVFDDMLLHVDGWLCEIKDAAIRDGLHVLGQAPDAETEVDLILAMLRARQLWGGAQSLPGLREALGLVEHESARADVDRVEQIARGLVSACAAGDWSDSAVTAATAGHPPQVAEILAFAAHEVVPRLRATSREITQVLHALDGGFIEAGPSGSPLRGLINVLPTGRNFYSVDPKAVPSQLAFETGRAMADSLVDRYVADHGHHPASVGLSVWGTSAMRTSGDDVGEILALLGVAPVWDEASRRITGLELIALEELGRPRIDVTIRISGFFRDAFSHVVTMLDDAVRLAADADEPDHRNYVAAHARAALAEHGDARRATTRVFGSRPGTYGAGLLQLIDSKQWRTDDDLAAVYTEWGGYAYGRDLDGVAAVDDMRAAYRRIAVAAKNTDTREHDIADSDDYFQFHGGMVATVRALTGSDPEAYIGDSTRPDAVRTRTLHEETSRVFRARVVNPRWLSAMRRHGYKGAFEMAATVDYLFGYDATTDVVADWMYEQLTEQYVLDETNREFLEKSNPWALHGISERLLEAAERDMWDEPPADMLDALRRVYLEAEGDIEGRGDD, encoded by the coding sequence GTGATCACTCTGCTGTCCACGTCCGACACCGACCTGCGGACCGCCGCGACCTGCGGCGCCGATTACCGAGTGGCCAATCCGAGCCGGATCCTCGTGGACGACGTTCCGGGCCTCGTCGACGACGCCGACCTCGTCGTCGTCCGCATCCTCGGCGGACGGCGAGCGTGGGAGGAAGGACTCGACGCAGTCCTGGCGCGCCGCACGCCTGTGGTCGTTCTCTCCGGTGAACTCAACCCGGACCCGGACCTGATGGCGCTCTCCACGGTTCCGACCGGTGTCGCGGCACAGGCCCATAGCTACTTCGTGGCAGGTGGCGCGGAGAACCTGATCGCTGTGCACAACTTCCTGTCCGACACGATCCTGCTCACCGGACTCGGATTCGACCCCCCCGTCGAGACCCCGTCGTGGGGCACCCTCGATCGGGGCCCGGAGCCCGATGGGGAGCCGGGCCCCCGCATCGGGGTGCTGTACTACCGTGCGCAGCACCTGGCAGGGAACACCGAGTACGTCAACGCCCTGTGCACCGCCATCGAGGGTCACGGCGCCACCGCCGAGGCGGTGTTCACGGCGTCGCTGCGTGCCGCCGATGACGAGCTGATCGGTCATCTCGGGACGTTCGACGCCCTGATCGTGACGGTGCTCGCCGCAGGCGGCACCACGCCGGCGACGGCCGGCGCAGGCGGTGACGACGAGGCGTGGAACGTCGAACGGCTCGCGGCCCTCGACGTCCCGATTCTGCAAGGACTGTGCCTGACGACCTCGCGCGCCGACTGGGACGCCGCTGACGACGGCGTCTCGCCGATGGATGTGGCGAGCCAGGTGGCCGTCCCGGAGTTCGACGGCCGCGTCATCACCGTCCCGTTCTCGTTCAAGGAGTTCGACGACCGCGGCCTTCCGTACTACGCAGCCGACGCCGAACGGTGCGCTCGGGTTGCCGGGATCGCCGTACGGCATGCGAGGCTGCGGTACCTGCCTGCTCCGGAACGTCGGATCGCCCTCCTGCTGTCGGCGTATCCGACCAAGCACGCGCGGATCGGCAACGCCGTCGGGCTCGACACCCCGCGCAGCCTGGTGCATCTGATGCGGGCCCTGGACGAGGCCGGTTACGACCTGGGCCCGCGTACCGGCGACGACGCTGTTCCCGGGCTCGGGGCCACCCCGGACGCCGACGACCCGGATGCGCTCATGCACGCCCTCATCGACGCCGGCGGTCAGGATGCCGACTGGCTGACCGAGGAGGCGCTGGCGGCCAACCCGGTGCGTGTGCCGGCTGCCGACTACACCGACTGGTTCCGGACGCTGCCCGACGGACTCCGGTCCTCGGTGGTCGAGCACTGGGGACCGCCGCCCGGCGAGCTGTTCGTCGACCGGACGGCCAACCCCGACGGCGACATCGTCATCGCAGCGATGACCTTCGGGAACATCGTGCTGCTGGTGCAGCCGCCCCGCGGCTTCGGGGAGAATCCCGTCGCGATCTATCACGACCCCGACCTGCCGCCGAGTCATCACTACCTGGCCAGCTACCGCTGGCTCGCCTCCCGACCGGAGACCGACGGCTGGGGCTTCGCGGCCGACGCCGTGGTGCACGTGGGCAAGCACGGCAACCTCGAATGGCTACCGGGCAAGACACTCGGCATGTCGGCGGACTGCGGGACGGACGCGGCGATCGGCGACCTTCCGCTCGTCTACCCGTTCCTGGTCAACGATCCCGGTGAAGGCACGCAGGCCAAGCGGCGTGCGCACGCGGTCCTGATCGATCACCTGATCCCGCCGATGGCCCGCGCGGAGAGCTACGGCGACATCGCACGTCTCGAGCAGCTTCTCGATGAGCACGCCAACATCTCGGCACTTGATCCGGGCAAGCTGCCCGCCATCCGGCAGCAGATCTGGACGCTGCTGACTGCCGCCAAGATGGATGCCGATCTCGGCCTTGCCGAACGCCCCGACGAAGAGGTGTTCGATGACATGCTGCTGCACGTCGATGGATGGCTCTGCGAGATCAAGGACGCTGCCATCCGCGACGGGCTGCACGTTCTCGGGCAGGCGCCGGACGCCGAGACCGAGGTCGACCTGATCCTCGCGATGCTGCGCGCCCGCCAGCTCTGGGGCGGAGCGCAGAGCCTGCCCGGACTCCGTGAGGCGCTGGGCCTGGTCGAGCACGAGTCCGCGCGTGCGGACGTCGACCGCGTCGAGCAGATCGCTCGCGGCCTGGTCAGCGCGTGCGCAGCGGGGGACTGGTCGGACTCCGCGGTCACCGCGGCCACCGCCGGGCACCCGCCGCAGGTCGCCGAGATCCTCGCCTTCGCCGCCCACGAGGTGGTTCCGCGCCTGCGGGCCACCTCCCGCGAGATCACACAGGTGCTGCACGCGCTCGACGGCGGTTTCATCGAAGCCGGACCGAGCGGATCGCCGCTCCGCGGACTGATCAACGTCCTGCCGACCGGCCGCAACTTCTACTCGGTCGATCCGAAGGCCGTGCCGTCGCAGCTGGCCTTCGAGACCGGCCGCGCGATGGCGGACTCACTCGTCGACCGCTACGTCGCCGATCACGGCCACCATCCCGCGTCGGTCGGGCTGTCGGTGTGGGGCACCAGCGCGATGCGCACCTCGGGTGACGATGTCGGTGAGATCCTCGCACTCCTCGGCGTGGCGCCCGTCTGGGACGAGGCGTCCCGCCGCATCACCGGCCTCGAACTCATCGCACTCGAGGAACTCGGCCGTCCGCGCATCGATGTGACGATCCGCATCTCCGGCTTCTTCCGGGACGCCTTCTCCCACGTGGTGACGATGCTCGACGATGCGGTGCGTCTCGCCGCAGACGCCGATGAACCCGACCATCGGAACTACGTCGCCGCGCACGCCCGCGCAGCGCTCGCCGAGCACGGCGACGCCCGCCGGGCGACGACGCGCGTCTTCGGCTCGCGTCCCGGCACGTACGGAGCCGGCTTGCTGCAACTGATCGACTCCAAGCAGTGGCGCACCGACGACGATCTCGCCGCCGTCTACACCGAATGGGGCGGATACGCGTACGGCCGCGACCTCGACGGCGTGGCCGCGGTCGACGACATGCGGGCCGCGTACCGCCGGATCGCGGTCGCTGCGAAGAACACGGACACCCGTGAGCACGACATCGCCGACTCGGACGACTACTTCCAGTTCCATGGCGGCATGGTCGCCACGGTTCGTGCGCTCACCGGCTCGGACCCCGAGGCGTACATCGGCGATTCCACGCGGCCGGACGCCGTTCGCACGCGCACCCTGCACGAGGAGACCTCACGGGTGTTCCGTGCACGCGTCGTCAACCCCCGGTGGCTCTCCGCGATGCGCAGGCACGGTTACAAGGGCGCGTTCGAGATGGCGGCGACCGTCGATTACCTGTTCGGTTACGACGCGACCACCGATGTGGTCGCCGACTGGATGTACGAGCAGCTCACCGAGCAGTACGTCCTCGACGAGACGAACCGGGAGTTTCTCGAGAAGTCGAACCCGTGGGCCCTGCACGGCATCTCCGAACGCCTGCTCGAAGCCGCCGAACGGGATATGTGGGACGAACCTCCCGCCGACATGCTCGACGCCCTGCGCCGCGTCTATCTGGAAGCCGAAGGCGACATCGAGGGTCGCGGCGACGACTGA
- a CDS encoding precorrin-8X methylmutase, whose product MSENVRGDYVRDGAEIYRQSFATIRAESDLARFPTDLESVIVRMIHACGQTDLTDDVVATPRVVAAARAALAAGGPILCDTHMVASGVTRVRLPADNEVRCHLREPGIAERAERIGNTRTAAALEYWRADLERSVVAIGNAPTALFALLDLIDDGWPRPAAIIGAPVGFVGAAESCAALASRDDLEFITITGRRGGSAITAAAVNALASTAE is encoded by the coding sequence ATGAGCGAGAATGTCCGCGGCGATTACGTCCGCGATGGAGCCGAGATATACCGCCAGTCGTTCGCCACCATCCGTGCCGAATCCGATCTGGCGCGCTTTCCCACCGACCTGGAGTCGGTCATCGTCAGGATGATCCACGCGTGCGGCCAGACCGACCTGACCGACGACGTGGTCGCGACTCCCCGAGTGGTCGCCGCCGCGCGTGCGGCGCTGGCGGCCGGCGGGCCGATCCTGTGCGATACGCACATGGTGGCGTCGGGCGTCACCCGCGTGCGGCTGCCTGCCGACAACGAGGTGCGGTGTCATCTACGCGAACCCGGCATCGCCGAACGCGCGGAGCGGATCGGAAACACCCGAACCGCAGCGGCGCTCGAGTACTGGCGCGCCGATCTGGAGCGGTCCGTGGTCGCCATCGGTAACGCCCCGACAGCATTGTTCGCACTTCTCGACCTGATCGACGACGGGTGGCCGCGTCCCGCCGCCATCATCGGCGCCCCGGTCGGGTTCGTCGGGGCCGCGGAATCGTGCGCGGCCCTCGCCTCCCGAGACGATCTGGAGTTCATCACGATCACCGGCAGGCGCGGCGGATCGGCGATCACGGCGGCGGCGGTCAACGCGCTCGCGAGCACCGCCGAATGA
- a CDS encoding cobalt-precorrin-6A reductase, with protein MADVLILGGTAEARAAAAALVDAGLEVISSLAGRVSAPRLPVGDVRVGGFGGPDGLRQFLQDNAIQVALDATHPFAARITGNAVSASAEAEVPYLRLARPAWSAEPGDRWTRVPDIDAAAAAVADRGGRVLLTTGRQDVAAFAGVTGAWFLVRVVETPDSELPSRHEMLRSRGPYSLDGELSLIDRHGIDLVVTKNSGGALTSAKLAAAAKRGLEVIMVDRPAEPAGIDRAATVEDAVQRVRSLL; from the coding sequence ATGGCTGACGTGCTCATCCTCGGCGGTACCGCCGAGGCGCGGGCCGCCGCAGCCGCCCTCGTGGATGCCGGTCTCGAGGTGATCAGTTCGCTCGCCGGGCGTGTCAGCGCTCCCCGGCTTCCGGTGGGCGACGTCCGGGTCGGCGGTTTCGGAGGCCCGGACGGACTCCGACAATTCTTGCAGGACAATGCGATCCAGGTTGCGCTCGATGCCACGCATCCGTTCGCTGCCCGGATCACCGGCAACGCGGTGTCGGCATCCGCCGAGGCCGAGGTTCCGTATCTGCGACTCGCGCGACCGGCGTGGAGTGCTGAGCCCGGCGACCGGTGGACGCGGGTACCGGACATCGACGCGGCAGCGGCGGCCGTCGCGGATCGGGGCGGCCGGGTGCTTCTGACGACCGGCAGGCAGGACGTGGCGGCGTTCGCCGGGGTCACCGGCGCCTGGTTCCTGGTCCGGGTCGTCGAGACTCCCGACTCCGAGCTGCCATCGCGCCACGAGATGCTGCGCTCGCGCGGCCCCTACTCACTGGACGGCGAGTTGTCCCTGATCGATCGGCACGGGATCGATCTGGTCGTGACGAAGAACAGCGGCGGAGCACTGACGTCGGCGAAGCTGGCAGCGGCTGCCAAGCGCGGCCTCGAGGTGATCATGGTCGACCGCCCGGCCGAACCTGCGGGCATCGACCGTGCCGCCACCGTGGAGGATGCGGTTCAGCGAGTCCGTTCGCTGCTGTAG
- the cobG gene encoding precorrin-3B synthase, which translates to MTVPDDRCPGVFRTHPAADGRLARIRLPGGVIEAASLEALAHAAEEFGDGAIEMTVRGNLQVRAIADEDTDAFAAAMTDAGLVSTSAHDLVRNIAVSAFTGRVGGRSDLRPVAAGLNDALIAAPWAAGLSGRFWFGLDDGRGDVLARAADVTGVALGPASGIVVVDGEAVGAPVPLHELAHAMLTAAAQFVAVADGSWRVRDLSAAQRESLIGRLGRARVTVPEPCAPDPRVGWFDQHDGEVLLGAVLPFGRITAEQARFAAAIGGPVVVTPERELLFGDLDEAVADTVIRVLAPLGFVFDARSPWVALSACTGSPGCDKSHADVRGDLTAYVGRLDPESADLHGREHWVGCDRGCGSPGPPHVRFAATPDGYVRSRRN; encoded by the coding sequence GTGACCGTGCCCGATGATCGCTGTCCCGGAGTCTTCCGGACGCATCCTGCCGCCGACGGACGCCTCGCCCGTATCCGACTTCCCGGCGGGGTGATCGAGGCGGCTTCACTCGAAGCCCTTGCGCACGCAGCGGAGGAGTTCGGCGACGGGGCGATCGAGATGACCGTCCGCGGCAACCTGCAGGTACGGGCGATCGCCGATGAGGACACCGACGCCTTCGCCGCCGCGATGACCGACGCGGGTCTGGTCTCGACGTCCGCGCACGACCTGGTCCGCAATATCGCGGTGTCGGCGTTCACCGGCCGGGTGGGCGGACGGTCCGACCTGCGGCCGGTCGCCGCAGGATTGAACGACGCCCTGATCGCAGCTCCGTGGGCGGCCGGGCTGTCCGGCCGCTTCTGGTTCGGTCTCGACGACGGGCGCGGCGACGTGCTCGCGCGAGCAGCCGACGTGACCGGAGTGGCTCTCGGGCCCGCATCGGGAATCGTGGTGGTGGACGGGGAGGCCGTCGGTGCGCCGGTTCCGCTCCACGAACTGGCGCACGCGATGCTGACTGCCGCCGCGCAGTTCGTCGCGGTTGCCGACGGCTCGTGGCGCGTTCGCGACCTGTCTGCGGCGCAGCGGGAATCGTTGATCGGCAGGCTCGGTCGCGCCCGGGTGACGGTGCCGGAACCGTGTGCCCCGGATCCCCGCGTCGGCTGGTTCGACCAGCACGACGGCGAGGTGCTGCTCGGCGCTGTGCTGCCATTCGGCCGGATCACCGCCGAACAGGCCCGGTTCGCGGCGGCGATCGGCGGCCCGGTCGTCGTGACACCCGAACGTGAGCTGCTCTTCGGCGATCTCGACGAGGCCGTGGCCGACACCGTGATTCGGGTACTCGCTCCACTGGGTTTCGTTTTCGACGCCCGCTCACCGTGGGTGGCACTGTCCGCGTGCACCGGATCACCGGGTTGCGATAAGTCGCACGCGGACGTGCGCGGCGATCTCACCGCATACGTGGGGCGCCTCGATCCGGAGTCCGCCGATCTCCACGGTCGGGAGCACTGGGTCGGCTGCGACCGCGGCTGCGGGTCGCCGGGACCCCCTCACGTGCGGTTCGCGGCCACTCCGGACGGTTACGTCCGGAGCCGTCGCAACTGA
- the cbiE gene encoding precorrin-6y C5,15-methyltransferase (decarboxylating) subunit CbiE: protein MSTDHVPGLFVVVGIGADGWDGLTPAARRELESARTVYGSQRQLDLLPASVSATRIQWRSPMSEHLADVTAAETSEPVHLLASGDPMFHGLGASLVRTVGANRVRVLSAPSSVSLAASRLGWDLASATVVSLVTAPLESMVGHLTDGARLLVLSTDASTPEAVAHLLCEYGYGGSSLAVLSDVGAPDEHILWGNADGWRGTSSALNIVAVECAGPPRSRAPGRADDAYLNDGQLSKRPVRVLSVSVLEPAEGQCLWDIGAGSGSIGIEWLATLRTGHVVAFEADPQRAVNVVENARRHGVVDRIEVRAGVPAALADAPRPNSVFIGGGMSVEVLDAAWNALLPGGRIVANAVTIETERIVDQASRRWGGDMVRIGIEYAAPLGRSTAWRPALPIVQWTAVKP, encoded by the coding sequence GTGAGCACCGACCACGTTCCCGGCCTCTTCGTCGTCGTCGGGATCGGCGCCGACGGCTGGGACGGACTCACCCCCGCCGCGCGCCGTGAACTCGAGTCAGCGCGCACCGTCTACGGTTCGCAGCGTCAGCTCGACCTGCTGCCCGCGAGCGTGTCCGCGACCCGGATTCAATGGCGCAGCCCCATGTCGGAGCATCTGGCCGATGTCACCGCCGCCGAGACATCCGAGCCGGTGCACCTGTTGGCCAGCGGCGATCCCATGTTCCACGGACTGGGCGCCTCGCTCGTCCGGACCGTCGGAGCGAATCGGGTGCGGGTGCTGTCAGCACCGTCGAGCGTGTCGCTCGCAGCGTCTCGCCTCGGGTGGGATCTCGCGTCCGCGACGGTCGTGAGCCTGGTGACGGCGCCGTTGGAGTCGATGGTCGGGCATCTGACCGACGGGGCACGGCTGCTGGTCCTCTCGACCGACGCATCGACCCCGGAGGCGGTCGCGCATCTGCTGTGCGAGTACGGCTACGGCGGATCGTCCCTCGCGGTGCTCTCAGACGTCGGGGCGCCGGACGAGCACATCCTGTGGGGCAACGCGGACGGGTGGCGGGGGACCTCGTCCGCCCTGAACATCGTCGCGGTCGAATGTGCCGGCCCGCCGCGTTCGCGCGCGCCCGGACGGGCCGACGACGCGTATCTCAACGACGGGCAGCTGTCTAAGCGGCCTGTTCGCGTGCTGAGCGTGAGCGTTCTCGAACCAGCTGAGGGCCAATGCCTCTGGGACATAGGGGCGGGTTCGGGCAGCATCGGCATCGAATGGCTCGCGACGCTGCGAACAGGACACGTCGTCGCGTTCGAGGCCGATCCGCAACGCGCCGTCAACGTGGTGGAGAACGCCCGCAGACACGGGGTGGTCGATCGGATCGAGGTGCGGGCAGGCGTGCCCGCGGCTCTCGCCGACGCACCCCGGCCGAACTCCGTCTTCATCGGGGGCGGAATGTCCGTCGAGGTCCTCGACGCTGCGTGGAACGCCCTTCTCCCCGGCGGCCGCATCGTCGCCAACGCCGTCACCATCGAGACCGAGCGGATCGTGGACCAGGCGTCGCGCCGGTGGGGAGGGGACATGGTGCGGATCGGCATCGAGTACGCAGCACCTCTCGGGCGATCCACCGCGTGGCGGCCCGCGCTCCCGATCGTGCAGTGGACGGCGGTGAAGCCATGA
- a CDS encoding FxsA family protein has translation MIRLLLAAYVIVEVAAFWALAHFLGFGWALLITLGAAALGYALLGRRARGLTSDLRKASRQEVGAGRPLTDTALFAGAALFTILPGVVSTIVGLIIMTPAARRALRPVIAASAAKRATLLVGGGPVAGGSGRRFGATGGGTVDGTVEGDVVDETSDVEDITERNPDGTVRVERPSLPRARTDWN, from the coding sequence ATGATCAGACTTCTCCTGGCCGCCTACGTGATCGTCGAGGTCGCGGCGTTCTGGGCGCTGGCTCACTTCCTGGGATTCGGCTGGGCGCTGCTCATCACCCTCGGCGCCGCTGCGCTCGGCTACGCCCTCCTCGGGCGTCGGGCGCGCGGTCTGACGTCCGACCTGCGCAAGGCCTCGCGTCAAGAGGTGGGAGCAGGCAGACCGCTCACCGATACCGCACTGTTCGCCGGAGCTGCGCTCTTCACGATTCTTCCGGGCGTCGTATCCACCATCGTCGGACTGATCATCATGACGCCTGCCGCACGGCGCGCACTCCGCCCGGTCATCGCAGCCTCCGCCGCCAAACGCGCAACCCTCCTCGTCGGTGGCGGTCCCGTCGCCGGCGGCTCCGGCCGGCGCTTCGGCGCCACCGGAGGAGGCACGGTCGACGGGACCGTCGAAGGCGACGTGGTTGACGAGACGTCCGACGTCGAGGACATCACCGAGCGCAATCCCGACGGCACGGTCCGTGTCGAGCGTCCGTCGCTGCCCAGAGCGCGCACGGACTGGAACTGA